A genomic region of Thermodesulfovibrio aggregans contains the following coding sequences:
- a CDS encoding homoserine dehydrogenase, translated as MKKINIGIIGFGTVGTGTVKILLNQRDLIKKRTGLDLVLKKVADRDLERPRDISLPKELLTKDAWEIIKDPEIDVVVELVGGTTIAKEFILEALRNGKHVVTANKALLAEHGNEIFKEALQRGLKIGFEASVGGGIPIIKVIKEGLVANKMLAIYGIINGTTNFILTKMTYEGIDFQDALREAQTLGYAEADPTLDIEGIDSAHKITILASLAYGIPFSFNSVYCEGITKITAQDIAFAKEFGYKIKLLAITKILDGEIELRVHPTMVPEHYLISKVDGVFNAIYVEGDCVGSTLYYGRGAGSMPTGSAVVADIVDIAKGINTMPVDFSEKYTIKPMQEIESMYYFRFNALDRPGVLSKISGVFGEHNISIASVIQKGRSKAGAVPLVILTHKAKEKDVLRALEEIDKLPVVSDKSVFIRVEGEES; from the coding sequence ATGAAAAAAATCAATATTGGTATTATCGGTTTTGGAACTGTTGGCACAGGAACAGTAAAGATACTTCTTAATCAGAGAGATTTAATTAAAAAGAGAACAGGTTTAGATTTAGTTTTAAAAAAAGTTGCAGATAGAGACCTTGAAAGACCAAGAGATATATCTCTACCGAAGGAACTCTTAACTAAAGATGCATGGGAAATAATTAAGGATCCTGAAATTGATGTGGTTGTTGAACTTGTAGGAGGCACTACTATAGCAAAAGAGTTTATTCTTGAGGCTTTAAGAAATGGAAAACATGTTGTTACAGCAAATAAAGCTTTACTGGCAGAGCACGGTAATGAAATATTCAAAGAAGCTCTGCAGAGAGGTTTAAAAATAGGCTTTGAAGCTTCTGTCGGAGGAGGAATTCCGATTATAAAAGTGATAAAAGAAGGGCTTGTGGCAAATAAGATGCTTGCTATTTATGGAATAATCAATGGAACAACTAACTTCATACTTACGAAGATGACATATGAGGGAATTGATTTTCAGGATGCCTTAAGAGAGGCACAAACTCTCGGTTATGCTGAGGCAGATCCAACACTTGATATTGAAGGAATTGACTCAGCCCATAAAATAACAATACTGGCTTCTTTAGCCTATGGAATTCCCTTTAGCTTTAATAGTGTATACTGTGAAGGCATTACAAAAATAACTGCACAGGATATAGCGTTTGCAAAGGAGTTTGGCTATAAAATTAAGCTTCTTGCAATAACTAAAATTCTTGATGGAGAGATTGAGCTTAGAGTTCATCCTACAATGGTTCCAGAACATTATCTGATTTCAAAGGTTGATGGTGTTTTTAATGCCATATATGTGGAAGGGGATTGTGTTGGCTCAACTCTTTATTATGGGAGAGGAGCAGGAAGTATGCCTACAGGAAGTGCTGTTGTAGCTGATATTGTTGATATTGCAAAAGGTATAAATACAATGCCTGTTGATTTTTCAGAAAAATATACAATAAAACCAATGCAAGAAATAGAAAGCATGTATTATTTCAGATTTAATGCTCTTGATCGTCCTGGAGTTCTTTCAAAGATTTCAGGAGTTTTTGGAGAGCATAATATAAGCATTGCCTCAGTAATTCAGAAAGGAAGATCAAAGGCTGGTGCTGTTCCTCTGGTAATCTTGACTCATAAAGCTAAGGAAAAGGATGTTCTCAGAGCACTGGAAGAGATTGATAAACTGCCGGTGGTTTCTGATAAAAGTGTATTCATAAGAGTAGAGGGAGAAGAGAGTTAG